One Papio anubis isolate 15944 unplaced genomic scaffold, Panubis1.0 scaffold923, whole genome shotgun sequence DNA window includes the following coding sequences:
- the LOC101024934 gene encoding LOW QUALITY PROTEIN: complement C4-A (The sequence of the model RefSeq protein was modified relative to this genomic sequence to represent the inferred CDS: deleted 2 bases in 1 codon), producing MRLLWGLIWASSFFTLSLQKPRLLLFSPSVVHLGVPLSVGVQLQDVPRGQVVKGSVFLRNPSHNNVPCSPKVDFTLSSDRDFALLSLQVPLKDVKSCGLHQLLRGPEVQLVAQSPWLKDSLSRKTNIQGVNLLFSSRRGHLFLQTDQPIYNPGQRVRYRVFALDQKMRPSTDAITVTVENSHGLRVRKKDVYLPSSIFQDDFVIPDISEPGTWKISARFSDGLESNRSTQFEVKKYVLPNFEVKITTGKPYILTVPGHLDEIQLDIQARYIYGKPVQGVAYVRFGLLDEDGKKTFLRGLESQTKLVNGQSHISLSKAEFQDALGKLNMGMTDLLGLRLYVAAAIIESPGGEMEEAELTSWSFVSSPFSLDLSKTKRHLVPGAPFLLQALVREMSGSPASGIPVKVSATVSSPGSVPEVRDIQQNTDGSGQVSIPIIIPQTISELQLSVSAGSPYPAIARLTVAAPPSGGPGFLSIERPDSRPPRVGDTLNLNLRAVGSGATFSHYYYMILSRGQIVFMNREPKRTLTSVSVFVDHHLAPSFYFVAFYYHGDHPVANSLRVDVQAGACEGKLELSVDGAKEYRNGESVKLHLETDSPALVALGALDTALYAVGSKSHKPLNMGKVFEVMNSYDLGCGPGGGDSALQVFQAAGLAFSDGDQWTFSRKRLGCPKEKTTRKKRNVNFQKAINEKLGQYASPTAKRCCQDGVTRLPMRRSCEQRAARVQQPDCREPFLSCCQFAESLRKKNRTRGQVGLQRALEILQEEDLIDEDDIPVRSFFPENWLWRVETVDRFQILTLWLPDSLTTWEIHGLSLSKTKGLCVATPVQLRVFREFHLHLRLPMSVRRFEQLELRPVLYNYLDRNLTVSVHVSPVEGLCLAGGGGLAQQVLVPAGSARPVAFSVVPTAAAAVSLKVVARGSFEFPVGDAVSKVLQIEKEGAIHTEELVYELNPLDHRGRTLEIPGNSDPNMIPDGDFNSYVRVTASDPLDTLGSEGALSPGGVASLLRLPRGCGEQTMIYLAPTLAASRYLDKTEQWSALPPETKDHAVDLIQKGYMRIQQFRKADGSYAAWLSRDSSTWLTAFVLKVLSLAQEQVGGSPEKLQETSKWLLSQQQADGSFQDPCPVIHRNMQGGLVGSDETVALTAFVTIALHHGLAVFQDEGAEELKQRVEASISKANSFLGEKAGAGLLGAHAAAITAYALTLTKAPGDLQSVAHNNLMAMAQETGDNLYWGSVTSSQSNAVSPTPAPRNPADPMPQAPALWIETTAYALLHLLLHEGKAEMADQTAAWLTRQGSFQGGFRSTQDTVIALDALSAYWIASHTTEERGLNVTLSSTGRSGFRSHALQLNNRQIRGLEEELQFSLGSKINVKVGGNSKGTLKVLRIYNVLDMKNTTCQDLQIEVTVKGHVEYTMEANEDYEDYEYDEFPARDDPGVPLQPVTPLQLFEGRRNRRRREAPKVVEEQESRVHYTVCIWRNGKVGLSGMAIADITLLSGFHALRADLEKLTSLSDRYVSHFETEGPHVLLYFDSFPPHRECLGFENAREVPVGLVQPASAALYDYYNPERRCSVFYGAQKKQTLLATLCSAEVCQCAEGKCPRQRHALERGLQDEDGYRMKFACYYPRVEYGFQVKVLREDSRAAFRLFETKITQVLHFTKDVKATINQTRNFLVRASCRLRLEPGREYLIMGLDGATYDLEGHPQYLLDSNSWIEEMPSERLCRSTRQRAACTQLNDFLQEYGTQGCQV from the exons ATGAGGCTCCTCTGGGGGCTGATCTGGGCATCCAGCTTCTTCACCTTGTCTCTGCAGAAGCCCAG GTTGCTCTTGTTCTCTCCTTCTGTGGTTCATCTGGGGGTCCCCCTGTCGGTGGGGGTGCAGCTCCAGGATGTGCCCCGAGGACAGGTAGTGAAAGGATCAGTGTTCCTGCGAAATCCATCTCATAATAATGTCCCCTGCTCCCCAAAGGTGGACTTCACCCTTAGCTCAGACAGAGACTTCGCACTCCTCAGTCTCCAG GTGCCCTTGAAAGATGTGAAGAGCTGTGGCCTCCATCAACTCCTCAGAGGCCCTGAGGTCCAGCTGGTGGCCCAGTCGCCATGGCTAAAGGACTCTCTGTCCAGAAAGACGAACATCCAGGGTGTCAACCTGCTCTTCTCCTCTCGCCGGGGGCACCTCTTTTTGCAGACGGACCAGCCCATTTACAACCCTGGCCAGCGGG tTCGGTACCGGGTCTTTGCTCTGGATCAAAAGATGCGCCCGAGCACTGACGCCATCACAGTCACAGTGGAG AACTCTCATGGCCTCCGCGTGCGGAAGAAGGACGTGTACCTGCCCTCGTCCATCTTCCAGGATGACTTTGTGATCCCAGACATCTCAGA GCCAGGGACCTGGAAGATCTCAGCCCGATTCTCAGATGGCCTGGAATCCAACCGCAGCACCCAGTTTGAGGTGAAGAAATACG TCCTTCCTAACTTTGAGGTGAAGATCACCACTGGAAAGCCCTACATCCTGACGGTGCCAGGCCATCTTGATGAAATCCAGTTAGACATCCAGGCCAG GTACATCTATGGGAAGCCAGTGCAGGGGGTGGCGTATGTGCGCTTTGGGCTTCTAGATGAGGATGGTAAGAAGACTTTCCTTCGGGGGCTGGAGAGTCAGACCAAG CTGGTGAATGGACAGAGCCACATTTCCCTCTCAAAGGCAGAGTTCCAGGATGCCCTGGGGAAGCTGAATATGGGCATGACTGACCTCCTGGGGCTACGCCTCTACGTTGCTGCAGCCATCATTGAGTCTCCAG GTGGGGAGATGGAGGAAGCAGAGCTCACATCCTGGTCTTTTGTGTCATCTCCCTTCTCCTTGGATCTTAGCAAGACCAAGCGACACCTTGTGCCTGGGGCCCCCTTCCTGCTGCAG GCCTTGGTCCGTGAGATGTCAGGCTCCCCAGCTTCTGGCATTCCTGTCAAAGTTTCTGCCACAGTGTCTTCTCCTGGGTCTGTTCCTGAAGTCCGTGACATTCAACAGAACACAGATGGGAGCGGCCAAGTCAGCATTCCAATCATTATCCCTCAGACCATCTCAGAGCTGCAGCTCTCG GTATCTGCAGGCTCCCCCTATCCAGCCATAGCCAGGCTCACTGTGGCAGCCCCACCTTCAGGAGGCCCCGGGTTTCTGTCTATTGAGCGGCCGGATTCTCGACCTCCTCGTGTTGGGGACACTCTGAACCTGAACTTGCGAGCCGTGGGCAGTGGGGCCACCTTTTCTCATTACTACTACATG ATCCTATCCCGAGGGCAGATCGTGTTCATGAATCGAGAGCCCAAGAGGACCCTGACCTCGGTCTCTGTGTTTGTGGACCATCACCTGGCACCCTCCTTCTACTTTGTGGCCTTCTACTACCATGGAGACCACCCAGTGGCCAACTCCCTGCGAGTGGATGTCCAGGCTGGGGCCTGCGAGGGCAAG CTGGAACTCAGCGTGGACGGTGCCAAGGAATACCGGAACGGGGAGTCCGTGAAACTCCACTTAGAAACTGACTCCCCAGCCCTGGTGGCGCTGGGAGCCTTGGACACAGCTCTGTATGCTGTAGGCAGCAAGTCCCACAAGCCCCTCAACATGGGCAAG GTCTTTGAAGTTATGAACAGCTATGATCTCGGCTGTGGTCCTGGGGGTGGGGACAGTGCCCTTCAGGTGTTCCAGGCAGCGGGCCTGGCCTTTTCTGATGGAGACCAATGGACCTTCTCCAGAAAGA GACTGGGCTGTCCCAAGGAGAAGACAACCCGGAAAAAGAGAAACGTAAACTTCCAAAAGGCGATTAATGAGAAAT TGGGTCAGTATGCTTCCCCAACAGCCAAGCGCTGCTGCCAGGATGGGGTGACACGTCTGCCCATGAGGCGTTCCTGTGAGCAGCGGGCAGCCCGAGTGCAGCAGCCGGACTGCCGGGAGCCCTTCCTGTCCTGCTGCCAATTTGCTGAGAGTCTGCGCAAGAAGAACAGGACCAGAGGCCAGGTGGGCCTCCAACGAG CCCTGGAGATCCTGCAGGAGGAGGACCTGATTGATGAGGATGACATTCCCGTGCGCAGCTTCTTCCCAGAGAACTGGCTCTGGAGAGTGGAAACAGTGGACCGCTTTCAAAT ATTGACACTGTGGCTCCCCGACTCTCTGACCACGTGGGAGATCCACGGCCTGAGCCTGTCCAAAACCAAAG GCCTATGTGTGGCCACCCCAGTCCAGCTGCGGGTGTTCCGTGAGTTCCACCTGCACCTCCGCCTGCCCATGTCTGTCCGCCGCTTTGAGCAGCTGGAGCTGCGGCCTGTCCTCTATAACTACCTGGATAGAAACCTGACT GTGAGCGTCCACGTGTCCCCAGTGGAGGGGCTGTGCCTGGCTGGGGGCGGAGGGCTGGCCCAGCAGGTGCTGGTGCCTGCGGGCTCTGCCCGGCCTGTCGCCTTCTCTGTGGTGCCCACAGCAGCAGCCGCTGTGTCCCTGAAGGTGGTGGCTCGAGGGTCCTTCGAATTCCCTGTGGGAGATGCCGTGTCTAAGGTTCTGCAGATTGAG AAGGAAGGGGCCATCCATACAGAGGAGCTGGTCTATGAACTCAACCCCCTGG ACCACCGAGGCCGGACCTTGGAAATTCCTGGCAACTCTGATCCCAATATGATCCCTGATGGGGACTTTAACAGCTACGTGAGGGTTACAG CCTCAGATCcactggacactttgggctctgAGGGGGCCTTGTCACCAGGAGGTGTGGCCTCCCTCTTGAGGCTTCCTCGAGGCTGTGGGGAGCAAACCATGATCTACTTGGCTCCGACACTGGCTGCTTCCCGCTACCTGGACAAGACAGAGCAGTGGAGCGCACTGCCCCCCGAGACCAAGGACCACGCTGTGGATCTGATCCAGAAAG GCTACATGCGGATCCAGCAGTTTCGGAAGGCGGATGGTTCCTATGCGGCTTGGTTGTCACGGGACAGCAGCACCTg gCTCACAGCCTTTGTGCTGAAGGTCCTGAGTTTGGCCCAGGAGCAGGTAGGAGGCTCGCCTGAGAAACTGCAGGAGACGTCTAAGTGGCTTCTGTCCCAGCAACAGGCTGATGGCTCGTTCCAAGACCCCTGTCCAGTGATACACAGGAACATGCAG GGGGGTTTGGTGGGCAGTGATGAGACTGTGGCACTCACAGCCTTTGTGACCATCGCTCTTCATCATGGGCTGGCCGTCTTCCAGGACGAGGGTGCAGAGGAATTGAAGCAGAGAGTG gaagcctccaTCTCAAAGGCAAACTCATTTTTGGGGGAGAAAGCGGGTGCCGGGCTCCTGGGTGCCCACGCAGCCGCCATCACGGCCTATGCCCTGACACTGACCAAGGCCCCCGGGGACCTGCAGAGTGTTGCCCACAACAACCTCATGGCAATGGCCCAGGAGACTGGAG ATAACCTGTACTGGGGCTCAGTCACTAGTTCTCAGAGCAATGCCGTGTCGCCCACGCCGGCTCCTCGCAACCCAGCCGACCCCatgccccaggccccagccctgtGGATTGAAACCACAGCCTACGCCCTGCTGCACCTCCTGCTTCACGAGGGCAAAGCGGAGATGGCAGACCAGACTGCAGCCTGGCTCACCCGTCAGGGCAGCTTCCAAGGGGGATTCCGCAGTACCCAA GACACGGTGATTGCCCTGGATGCCCTGTCTGCCTACTGGATTGCCTCCCACACCACCGAGGAGAGGGGACTCAATGTGACTCTCAGCTCCACAGGCCGCAGTGGGTTCAGGTCCCACGCGCTACAGCTGAACAACCGCCAGATTCGCGGCCTGGAGGAGGAGCTGCAG TTTTCCTTGGGCAGCAAGATCAATGTGAAGGTGGGAGGAAACAGCAAAGGAACCCTGAAG GTCCTTCGTATCTACAATGTCCTGGACATGAAGAACACGACCTGCCAGGACCTGCAGATAGAAGTGACAGTCAAAGGCCACGTCGAGTACACGA TGGAAGCAAACGAGGACTATGAGGACTATGAGTACGATGAGTTTCCAGCCAGGGACGACCCAGGTGTCCCTCTGCAGCCTGTGACACCCCTGCAGCTGTTTGAGGGTCGGAGGAACCGCCGCAGGAGGGAGGCGCCCAAGGTGGTGGAGGAGCAGGAGTCCAGGGTGCACTACACCGTGTGCATCTG GCGGAATGGCAAGGTGGGGCTGTCTGGCATGGCCATCGCGGACATCACCCTCCTGAGTGGATTCCACGCCCTGCGTGCTGACCTAGAGAAG CTGACCTCCCTCTCTGACCGTTACGTGAGTCACTTTGAGACCGAGGGGCCCCACGTCCTGCTGTATTTTGACTCG TTCCCACCTCACAGGGAGTGCCTGGGCTTTGAGAATGCCAGGGAAGTTCCCGTGGGGCTGGTGCAGCCGGCCAGCGCAGCCCTGTACGACTACTACAACCCGG AGCGCAGATGTTCTGTGTTTTATGGGGCACAGAAA AAACAGACTCTCCTGGCCACCTTGTGTTCTGCTGAAGTCTGCCAGTGTGCTGAGG GGAAGTGCCCTCGCCAGCGTCACGCCCTGGAGCGGGGTCTGCAGGACGAGGATGGCTACAGGATGAAGTTTGCCTGCTACTACCCCCGTGTGGAGTACG GCTTCCAGGTTAAGGTTCTCCGAGAAGACAGCAGAGCGGCTTTCCGCCTCTTTGAGACCAAGATCACCCAAGTCCTGCACTTCA CCAAGGATGTCAAGGCCACTATTAATCAGACGCGCAACTTCCTGGTTCGAGCGTCTTGCCGCCTTCGCTTGGAACCTGGGAGAGAATATTTGATCATGGGTCTGGATGGGGCCACCTATGACCTCGAGGGACA CCCCCAGTACCTGCTGGACTCGAATAGCTGGATCGAGGAGATGCCTTCTGAACGCCTGTGCCGGAGCACCCGCCAGCGGGCAGCCTGCACACAGCTCAATGACTTCCTCCAGGAGTATGGCACTCAGGGGTGCCAGGTGTGA
- the STK19 gene encoding serine/threonine-protein kinase 19 isoform X1, which yields MDEEEWLFSEPRPHLCWLPIALRHLVNAGVLTVRDAGSWWLAVPGAGRFIKYFVKGRQAVLGMVRKSKYRELLLSELLGRRAPAVVRLGLTYHVHDLIGAQLVDCISTTSGTLLRLPET from the exons ATGGATGAGGAGGAGTGGTTGTTCTCAGAGCCCAGACCTCATCTCTGCTGGCTTCCCATTGCCCTCAGGCATCTGGTGAACGCAGGAGTCCTCACCGTCCGAGATGCTGGAAGCTGGTGGCTAGCTGTGCCTGGAGCTGGGAGATTCATCAAGTACTTTGTTAAAG GGCGCCAGGCTGTCCTTGGCATGGTCCGGAAGTCCAAGTATCGGGAGCTGCTCTTATCAGAGCTCCTGGGCCGGCGGGCTCCTGCTGTTGTACGGCTTGGTCTCACCTACCATGTGCACGACCTCATTGGGGCCCAGCTAGTGGACTG CATCTCTACCACTTCTGGAACCCTCCTCCGCCTGCCAGAGACATGA
- the STK19 gene encoding serine/threonine-protein kinase 19 isoform X3, translating to MTQTFGFRDSEITHLVNAGVLTVRDAGSWWLAVPGAGRFIKYFVKGRQAVLGMVRKSKYRELLLSELLGRRAPAVVRLGLTYHVHDLIGAQLVDCISTTSGTLLRLPET from the exons ATGACACAGACCTTTGGCTTCAGGGACTCAGAAATCAC GCATCTGGTGAACGCAGGAGTCCTCACCGTCCGAGATGCTGGAAGCTGGTGGCTAGCTGTGCCTGGAGCTGGGAGATTCATCAAGTACTTTGTTAAAG GGCGCCAGGCTGTCCTTGGCATGGTCCGGAAGTCCAAGTATCGGGAGCTGCTCTTATCAGAGCTCCTGGGCCGGCGGGCTCCTGCTGTTGTACGGCTTGGTCTCACCTACCATGTGCACGACCTCATTGGGGCCCAGCTAGTGGACTG CATCTCTACCACTTCTGGAACCCTCCTCCGCCTGCCAGAGACATGA